The DNA region TGTTCCTTGATTTTTTCAGGAATTTCCTCCCTCTCGGGATTATTGATAAACTTTCCTGCCATTTGCTGTCCATCCCATTCCAACCAGGAATATTTCGATACATTGCTGATTTCAAGGGAATCGTTAATGACCTCCAGTGATTTGGATCTTTCTCTTACAGCTACAATATCTCCGGGTTTAACATTATAAGAGGGGACATTGGTCACTCTGCCATTAACGGTAATATGCCTGTGCGATACAAGCTGCCTGGCTCCTCTTCGTGTAGGAGCCAAACCCAACCTAAAAACTACATTATCAAGCCGGGATTCAAGTAATACCAGGAGATTCTCCCCTGTAATACCTTTTTGCTGAGTAGCTTTTAAAAAGGTATTGTAAAATTGCTTTTCAAGCAAACCGTAAGTATATTTTGCCTTTTGCTTTTCAAGCAATTGCATCCCGTATTCCGAGAGTTTTCTTCGTTTTTTGGTCATTCCATGCTGTCCCGGGGGATAATTCTTCTTCTCAAAATATTTATCCGGTCCAAAAATGGGTGCGCCGACTTTCCTTGCAATTTTTGTTTTTGGTCCTCTATATCTAGCCATATTCAATAATCAATTTTTCTCGTATATAAATTAAACTCTTCTTCTTTTTGGCGGACGACATCCGTTATGCGGAATCGGAGTAATATCTACAATCTCCGACACATTTATACCGGTATTGTTAATGGTTCGGATTGCCGATTCTCTACCGGACCCAGGACCCCTCACATAGACTTTTGCTTTTCTCATGCCCAGGTCATAAGCGATTTTTGCACAATCGGCAGCAGCTACCTGGGCAGCATAAGGAGTGTTCTTCTTGGAGCCTTTGAATCCCATCTTACCGGATGAGGCCCAGGAAATTACCTCTCCGTTAGAGTTGGTCAGGCTAATGATAATGTTATTAAACGAAGCATGGATATGAGCCTCACCAGTCGGCTCAACCGTAACTTTTTTCTTTCTTGTTGCTCTACTTCTTTTCGCCATATTCGATTAATTATTTGACAGTTTTTTTCTTATTTGCAACTGTTTTCTTCTTTCCTTTTCTTGTTCTGGCATTATTACGCGTAGACTGTCCTCTAACTGGCATCCCGGAACGATGTCGTATACCTCTGTAGCAACCAATATCCATCAACCTCTTAATATTCATCTGCACTTCAGAACGCAATCCCCCTTCAACCTTATATTTTTCATTCAAAATGTTCCGCAATGTGGATATTTGGTCGTCGGTCCACTCATTAACCCTAATGTTCTTATCTATTCCAGCTTCCTCCATAATTTTGGAGGCAGTACTTTTTCCTATACCATAAATATAAGTAAGGGCAATAACGCCTCTTTTGTTTTTAGGTAAATCAACTCCTACTATTCTTGCCATATTTTTTCAATTTGAGTGCAAAATTAACAATTTATCCCTGCCGCTGTTTCAACTTGGGATTCTTTTTATTTATTATGTACAAACGTCCTTTTCTTCTTACGATTTTACAATCGCTGCTTCTTTTCTTTAAAGATGCTTTTACTTTCATTTTTTCCGTAATTTTTTATTACCAAAATCATTATTTATATCGGTATGTAATACGACCTCTGGAAAGATCATAGGGCGACATTTCCACTTTAACCTTATCTCCGGGTAAAATCTTTATATAATGCATACGCATCTTCCCGGAGATATGGGCCGTTATGATATGCCCATTTTCCAGTTCTACCCGAAACATAGCATTAGATAACGCTTCCACAATAGTACCATCCTGTTCAATAGAGGGTTGTTTAGCCATATCCTGTAAACACTTAATTTTCTATTATTGATTGATTTTCTATATATTCAAATGTTGATAAAATATCTGCTTCTCCGTTTCTTATCGCAAGAGCCAGTTCATAATGGGCTGAGGGTTGGGAATCCATTGTCCTGATGGTCCAACCGTCGGGATCCTGTTTGATATTTTTTGTTCCCAGATTGATCATGGGTTCTATACAAATTACCAAACCCGGTTTCAGCTTGGTTCCCTTTCCCCTTTTTCCGTAGTTAGGTACTTCAGGTGATTCGTGCATATGAGCACCCAATCCATGACCAACCATTTCTCTTACTACTGAAAAACCTGCTCCTTCTGCATGATTCTGGACTGCAAAACCAATATCACCAACACGATTCCCTGCCACCGCTTTCTCAATTCCTTTAAAAAGCGACGCTTTAGTAGCGATCAGCAGTTGTTTTACATCCTCACGAAGTTCTCCTACAGCGAAAGTATAAGCGGTATCCCCATAAAATCCGTTCTTATAAGTTCCACAATCTATGGAAAGGATATCTCCTTCCTTCAGCTCATAATCCGAGGGAATACCATGAACTACCTCATCATTAACAGAAGTACAGAGCGAATTCGGAAAACCTCCATAACCCAGGAACCCTGGTTCGGCTCCGTGATCCCGTATGTATTCTTCAGCTCTTTTATCAAGGGCTGCAGTAGTTATACCGGGTTGAATCATTTTACCAACTTCAGCCAAGGTCTTGGAAACAAGAAGATTATTATCCCTGATTATTTCAATTTCCTCTTCACTCTTCACTTTCTGCATTCAAAGAACCTTTAGCAATTTATATACTGATACTATATTACCGACGAGCCTCCCGATCTGCCTTTAATCCGGCCTGTTTTCATCAATCCATCATAATGACGCATGAGCAGATGACTTTCAATTTGCTGTAATGTATCCAACACTACACCTACCAGAATTAACAACGAAGTTCCCCCGTAAAATTGTGCCCATTGTTGATTAACACCTGCTATCATTGCAAAAGAAGGTAAAATAGCAATAAAGGCCAGGAAAATTGAACCCGGCAAAGTGATACGTGACATGATTCGGTCCAGAAATTCTACAGTCTTTCTTCCGGGCTTGACGCCGGGGATAAAACCTCCGTTTTTCTTCATGTCCTCTGCCATCTGTGAAGGATTAATTGTAATCGCTGTATAAAAATAGGTAAAAAGGATGACCATTGTGGCAAAGGTAAAATTATACCAGAAGCCTGTAAAATCAGAAAATGCCCGTGCAAATCCGGTAAGGGCATCCGATTCAGTAAACCCTACCAGTGTTACCGGAACAAACATCAATGCCTGAGCGAAAATAATCGGCATAACACCTGCAGAATTCACTTTTAATGGAATATATTGTCTGACACCACCGTATTGTTTGTTCCCAACAATTCTTTTGGCGTATTGTACGGGTATTTTACGAACTCCCTGAACCAGCAAAATTACGCCAACAAATACAAAGAACAGTATAATCATTTCAAGGAGAAAGGCTACAAGACCACCCCCTGCTTCTTCAAGTCTTGATATAAATTCTGCAAACAGGGCATAAGGTAGCCTGGCAATAATACCAATCATAATGATCAGAGAGATTCCATTGCCTATGCCTCTGTCGGTGATTCGTTCACCCAGCCACATAATAAACATGGAACCGGCAGTAAGTATAATAACGGATGAAACCCAAAAGAAGGATCCTTCAAGTACAAAAGC from Bacteroidales bacterium includes:
- the map gene encoding type I methionyl aminopeptidase, giving the protein MQKVKSEEEIEIIRDNNLLVSKTLAEVGKMIQPGITTAALDKRAEEYIRDHGAEPGFLGYGGFPNSLCTSVNDEVVHGIPSDYELKEGDILSIDCGTYKNGFYGDTAYTFAVGELREDVKQLLIATKASLFKGIEKAVAGNRVGDIGFAVQNHAEGAGFSVVREMVGHGLGAHMHESPEVPNYGKRGKGTKLKPGLVICIEPMINLGTKNIKQDPDGWTIRTMDSQPSAHYELALAIRNGEADILSTFEYIENQSIIEN
- the rpsM gene encoding 30S ribosomal protein S13, which gives rise to MARIVGVDLPKNKRGVIALTYIYGIGKSTASKIMEEAGIDKNIRVNEWTDDQISTLRNILNEKYKVEGGLRSEVQMNIKRLMDIGCYRGIRHRSGMPVRGQSTRNNARTRKGKKKTVANKKKTVK
- the infA gene encoding translation initiation factor IF-1 → MAKQPSIEQDGTIVEALSNAMFRVELENGHIITAHISGKMRMHYIKILPGDKVKVEMSPYDLSRGRITYRYK
- the ykgO gene encoding type B 50S ribosomal protein L36, with product MKVKASLKKRSSDCKIVRRKGRLYIINKKNPKLKQRQG
- the rpsK gene encoding 30S ribosomal protein S11 gives rise to the protein MAKRSRATRKKKVTVEPTGEAHIHASFNNIIISLTNSNGEVISWASSGKMGFKGSKKNTPYAAQVAAADCAKIAYDLGMRKAKVYVRGPGSGRESAIRTINNTGINVSEIVDITPIPHNGCRPPKRRRV
- the secY gene encoding preprotein translocase subunit SecY, which encodes MRGLIDTIKNIWKIEDLRQRILFTLGILLIYRLGSFVVLPGIDPAQLDALEQQTSGGVLGLLNMFSGGAFARASIFSLGIMPYISASIVVQLLGIAVPYFQRLQREGESGRRKINQFTRYLTVGILIIQAPGYLKNLQVQLNQSAFVLEGSFFWVSSVIILTAGSMFIMWLGERITDRGIGNGISLIIMIGIIARLPYALFAEFISRLEEAGGGLVAFLLEMIILFFVFVGVILLVQGVRKIPVQYAKRIVGNKQYGGVRQYIPLKVNSAGVMPIIFAQALMFVPVTLVGFTESDALTGFARAFSDFTGFWYNFTFATMVILFTYFYTAITINPSQMAEDMKKNGGFIPGVKPGRKTVEFLDRIMSRITLPGSIFLAFIAILPSFAMIAGVNQQWAQFYGGTSLLILVGVVLDTLQQIESHLLMRHYDGLMKTGRIKGRSGGSSVI
- the rpsD gene encoding 30S ribosomal protein S4, which gives rise to MARYRGPKTKIARKVGAPIFGPDKYFEKKNYPPGQHGMTKKRRKLSEYGMQLLEKQKAKYTYGLLEKQFYNTFLKATQQKGITGENLLVLLESRLDNVVFRLGLAPTRRGARQLVSHRHITVNGRVTNVPSYNVKPGDIVAVRERSKSLEVINDSLEISNVSKYSWLEWDGQQMAGKFINNPEREEIPEKIKEQLIVELYSK